A stretch of Desulfurivibrio alkaliphilus AHT 2 DNA encodes these proteins:
- a CDS encoding iron-containing alcohol dehydrogenase, translated as MYDFVFHNPTKIIFGPDREREIGRELKDAAVGRVLLVYGRSSVKQSGLLARVSDALKAEGIEFFEHGGVVSNPVLSHVREGIALVRQNRVEAVLAVGGGSVLDEAKAIAVGVVAEVDVWEFFTGREVTAALPVFTVLTLAASGSEMNGNAVITNEETRQKYNIGTSHVYPRVSILNPELTHTVSPEYSAYGAVDAIAHLIEAYFTKQPGTNLQDRLVEGLILTIMENAETIRDQPDHAQARASMMWAATLALNGLTPAGVGPYTFPNHMIEHSLSALYDIPHGAGLAVVIPAWMQWYRPQNPGQFQRFASQIFGLHDGEEGIVALKKWFSSLNCPTTLQEAGIAAADIPLIRDNAYDTAKLWEVDKLYPPESIEEILQLATR; from the coding sequence ATGTATGATTTTGTCTTTCACAATCCCACCAAAATTATTTTCGGTCCCGACCGGGAAAGAGAGATCGGCCGGGAGCTGAAGGATGCCGCCGTCGGCCGGGTGCTGCTGGTTTATGGCCGCAGTTCGGTAAAGCAAAGCGGTTTGCTGGCGCGGGTAAGCGATGCTCTCAAGGCCGAGGGGATCGAGTTTTTCGAGCACGGCGGGGTGGTTTCCAACCCGGTGCTGAGCCATGTTCGGGAAGGCATCGCTTTGGTCCGCCAAAACCGGGTGGAGGCGGTGCTGGCGGTGGGGGGCGGCTCGGTGCTCGACGAGGCCAAGGCGATAGCCGTGGGGGTAGTGGCCGAGGTCGATGTCTGGGAGTTTTTTACCGGCCGGGAGGTCACCGCCGCCCTGCCGGTGTTTACCGTACTTACCCTGGCCGCTTCAGGCAGCGAGATGAACGGCAATGCGGTGATCACCAATGAGGAAACCCGGCAGAAGTACAACATCGGCACCAGCCACGTCTACCCCCGGGTGTCCATTCTCAACCCGGAGCTGACCCATACGGTGAGCCCGGAGTATTCCGCCTACGGGGCGGTGGACGCCATTGCTCACCTGATCGAGGCCTACTTCACCAAGCAGCCGGGCACCAATTTGCAGGACCGGCTGGTGGAAGGGTTGATCCTGACCATCATGGAAAATGCCGAAACCATCCGTGATCAGCCGGACCACGCCCAGGCCCGGGCCTCCATGATGTGGGCCGCCACCCTGGCTTTAAACGGCCTGACCCCGGCCGGGGTCGGCCCCTACACCTTCCCCAACCACATGATCGAACACTCCTTAAGCGCCCTTTACGACATCCCCCACGGGGCCGGGCTGGCCGTCGTCATCCCGGCCTGGATGCAGTGGTACCGGCCGCAGAACCCTGGACAGTTCCAGCGCTTCGCCAGCCAAATTTTTGGCTTGCACGACGGCGAGGAGGGAATTGTGGCCCTGAAAAAATGGTTCTCCAGCCTCAACTGCCCCACCACCCTGCAGGAGGCCGGAATAGCCGCCGCTGATATCCCCCTGATCAGGGACAACGCTTATGATACCGCCAAGCTGTGGGAGGTAGATAAGCTTTATCCGCCGGAGTCCATCGAGGAAATCCTGCAACTGGCGACGCGCTAA
- a CDS encoding DUF481 domain-containing protein has translation MFFRFVQVLLAMLVFVVPAAAEPEALSATEAGEEKLRRWLYEAALDLAGKEGNTREFGLGGSLTAVLKGPDDALKLIAEYERKKTDGEKSTDQMLGVVDYESFPSKYLGWYIRTALEKDVIERVKLRSTSGTGLSYRLINQEHHTLVARSGIGYRYTRYDNDIENDSDPTMDLGLIHRYEFGRQWSLRNEVTYSPSLDDFDDYRILHDSALEVPVGVGDFWKLRMGVRNDYNNQPVVEERLDTTYYTRLVVSWQ, from the coding sequence ATGTTTTTTCGTTTTGTGCAGGTCCTGCTAGCCATGCTTGTCTTTGTTGTTCCGGCGGCCGCCGAGCCCGAAGCCTTGAGTGCAACTGAAGCCGGTGAAGAGAAACTTCGTCGTTGGCTGTACGAGGCCGCCCTCGACCTGGCCGGCAAGGAAGGCAATACGCGGGAGTTTGGCCTGGGTGGCAGCCTGACCGCCGTTTTAAAGGGTCCCGATGATGCCTTGAAGCTGATTGCCGAATATGAGCGCAAGAAAACCGATGGCGAGAAGAGCACCGATCAGATGCTGGGGGTGGTCGACTATGAATCCTTCCCCAGCAAGTACCTGGGTTGGTATATCCGCACGGCGTTGGAAAAAGACGTGATCGAGCGGGTCAAGTTGCGCTCCACTTCCGGTACCGGTTTATCCTACCGGTTGATTAACCAGGAGCACCATACGCTGGTGGCCCGGAGCGGTATCGGTTACCGCTACACCCGCTACGACAACGATATCGAAAACGATTCCGACCCCACCATGGACTTGGGGCTGATTCACCGCTACGAATTCGGCCGGCAATGGAGCTTGCGCAACGAGGTTACCTATTCCCCCAGCCTGGACGATTTTGACGACTACCGGATTCTCCACGACAGCGCCTTGGAAGTCCCGGTGGGCGTCGGCGATTTCTGGAAGCTGCGGATGGGGGTGCGTAACGATTACAACAACCAGCCGGTGGTGGAAGAACGGCTGGACACCACCTACTACACCCGCCTGGTTGTAAGCTGGCAATAG
- the recQ gene encoding DNA helicase RecQ — MCPQIEQTLKDVFGFASFRPQQREIIEDLLAGRDAFVLMPTGGGKSLCYQLPALHRPGVAIVVSPLISLMKDQVDALKAQGIKAACYNSALEAQEARQVLARLHGGELDLLYVAPERLMSEDFLGRLRELQIALFAIDEAHCVSQWGHDFRPEYIQLGRLRQKFPGIPLIALTATAEPHTRKDIIARLNLEKARCYLTSFDRPNIRYTVLEKKRPFNQLLDFLDGRREEAGIIYCLSRKRVEQLTAKLQEAGFAAASYHAGLSGEERSRVQEAFLRDDLPLIVATVAFGMGIDKSNIRYVVHHDVPKNIEGYYQETGRAGRDGLNSEALLLFGMGDVALARGLIDNSQNEERRRIENHKLAAMVGFAQATGCRRRVLLGYFGETLAADCGNCDTCLDPPEMVEVTEDARKALSCIYRVNQRFGLGHVVDVLRGSKNQRLLELGHHRLSTYGIGADRDKDYWQALLRHLIHLGYVEQDVGNFSVLKLHQSSRPLLRGEATLQMGRPRTKPAPTAEAGPTVAAGGKSGRAGKGPAGLAAADREIFEQLRRLRKEIADQDGVPPFVVFSDAALVAMATQQPKDDKEFLQIHGVGQYKLERYGERFLNAISKM, encoded by the coding sequence ATGTGCCCCCAGATTGAACAAACCCTGAAGGATGTTTTCGGCTTCGCAAGCTTCCGCCCCCAGCAGCGGGAGATCATTGAAGACCTGCTGGCCGGCCGTGACGCCTTTGTCTTGATGCCCACCGGCGGCGGCAAGTCGCTTTGCTACCAGCTCCCCGCCCTGCACCGGCCGGGGGTGGCCATCGTGGTTTCACCGCTGATCTCGCTGATGAAAGACCAGGTGGACGCGCTCAAGGCCCAAGGCATCAAGGCCGCCTGCTACAACTCGGCCCTGGAAGCGCAGGAGGCCCGGCAGGTGCTGGCCCGTTTGCACGGCGGGGAGCTGGATTTGCTTTATGTCGCCCCGGAACGGTTGATGAGCGAGGACTTCCTGGGCCGCCTGCGGGAACTGCAAATCGCCCTGTTCGCCATCGACGAGGCCCACTGTGTTTCCCAGTGGGGGCACGACTTCCGGCCCGAGTACATCCAACTGGGCCGCCTGCGGCAAAAATTCCCCGGCATTCCCCTAATCGCCCTCACCGCCACCGCCGAGCCCCATACCCGCAAGGATATCATCGCGCGGCTCAATCTGGAAAAAGCCCGCTGCTACCTCACCAGCTTCGACCGCCCCAACATCCGCTACACGGTGCTGGAAAAGAAAAGGCCCTTTAACCAGTTGCTGGATTTCCTCGACGGCCGCCGGGAGGAAGCGGGGATCATCTACTGCCTGAGCCGCAAGCGAGTGGAACAGCTCACCGCCAAGCTGCAGGAGGCCGGTTTTGCCGCCGCCAGCTATCATGCCGGCTTAAGCGGCGAAGAGCGAAGCCGGGTGCAGGAGGCCTTCCTGCGCGATGACCTGCCGCTTATCGTCGCCACGGTGGCCTTCGGCATGGGGATTGATAAATCCAATATCCGCTATGTGGTGCACCATGACGTGCCCAAAAACATCGAGGGCTATTACCAGGAAACCGGCCGGGCCGGCCGCGACGGCCTCAACTCAGAGGCCCTGCTGCTCTTCGGGATGGGGGATGTGGCCCTGGCCCGGGGGCTGATCGATAATTCCCAGAACGAAGAACGGCGGCGGATTGAAAACCACAAACTGGCCGCCATGGTGGGCTTTGCCCAGGCCACCGGCTGCCGCCGCCGGGTGCTGCTGGGTTATTTCGGCGAAACTCTGGCCGCCGACTGCGGCAACTGCGACACCTGCCTGGATCCGCCGGAGATGGTGGAGGTTACGGAAGACGCCCGCAAGGCCTTAAGCTGCATCTACCGGGTCAACCAGCGCTTCGGCCTGGGGCATGTGGTGGATGTGCTGCGGGGCTCGAAAAACCAGCGGCTGCTGGAGCTGGGCCACCACCGGCTCTCCACCTACGGCATCGGCGCCGACCGCGACAAGGATTACTGGCAGGCCCTGTTGCGGCACCTGATTCACCTGGGGTATGTGGAGCAGGACGTGGGCAACTTTTCGGTGCTCAAGCTCCATCAATCCAGCCGCCCCCTGCTGCGGGGCGAGGCCACCTTGCAGATGGGGCGCCCCCGCACCAAACCGGCGCCCACGGCAGAGGCTGGCCCGACGGTGGCCGCCGGCGGCAAAAGCGGCCGGGCCGGTAAAGGACCGGCGGGCCTGGCGGCGGCCGATCGGGAAATCTTTGAGCAACTGCGGCGCCTGCGCAAGGAGATCGCCGACCAGGACGGCGTACCCCCCTTCGTGGTCTTCAGCGATGCCGCCCTGGTGGCCATGGCCACCCAGCAGCCGAAGGATGATAAAGAGTTCCTGCAGATCCACGGGGTGGGCCAGTACAAACTGGAACGCTACGGGGAACGTTTTTTGAACGCCATCAGCAAGATGTAA
- a CDS encoding M16 family metallopeptidase, producing MKDLKRPTLLLVILLVLFLAPVAFAQDVHEFTLGNGMKVLVKPDHRAPVVISKVWYGVGSSYEYGGITGISHALEHMMFKGTDRYPAGEFSRIIAEQGGRENAFTSRDYTGYFQLLAADRLEIALKLEADRMRNLTLDEEEFIQEMRVVREERRLRTEDNPNALLFEHVNATAWLNSPYGIPVIGWMTDIEHYRVDDLRRWYDKWYAPNNATLVVVGDVEPEQVHELARRYFGPIEARELPEIKPRRETPQRGERRLVVRAPARVPVLLMGYKVPVLMTAEEEWEAYALLVAAGVLDGGESARLARQLVRRQELAVGAGAGYNAFSRLDNLFTLSATPAPGVELKELEEALTATIERLKEEPVTAAELERVKAQVVAREVYRLDSVQGQAMQLGMLEQVGLGWSTVDEITDRVRAVTAEQVQAVAQRYFHREQRTVGWLEPLPIDPDDPPGYFEGHLR from the coding sequence ATGAAGGATCTAAAGCGGCCGACCCTCCTCCTTGTCATCCTCTTGGTGCTCTTTCTGGCGCCGGTGGCCTTTGCCCAGGATGTGCACGAGTTCACGCTTGGCAACGGCATGAAGGTGTTGGTAAAACCGGACCACCGGGCCCCGGTGGTGATCTCCAAGGTGTGGTACGGGGTGGGTTCATCTTATGAATACGGCGGCATCACCGGGATCTCGCATGCCCTGGAGCACATGATGTTCAAGGGCACCGACCGCTACCCGGCCGGCGAGTTCTCGCGGATTATTGCCGAGCAGGGCGGACGGGAAAACGCCTTTACCAGCCGCGACTACACCGGCTACTTCCAATTGCTGGCCGCCGATCGCCTGGAGATCGCGCTGAAGCTGGAGGCCGACCGCATGCGCAATCTCACCCTGGATGAAGAGGAGTTCATTCAGGAGATGCGGGTGGTGCGGGAGGAGCGTCGCCTGCGCACCGAGGACAACCCCAACGCCTTGCTATTTGAGCATGTCAATGCCACGGCCTGGCTCAACAGCCCTTACGGCATCCCCGTCATCGGCTGGATGACCGATATCGAGCATTACCGAGTGGACGACCTGCGTCGCTGGTACGATAAGTGGTACGCCCCCAACAACGCCACCCTGGTGGTGGTGGGCGATGTGGAGCCGGAGCAGGTGCATGAGCTGGCGCGGCGTTACTTCGGCCCCATTGAGGCCCGTGAGCTGCCGGAGATCAAGCCCCGGCGCGAGACCCCCCAGCGCGGCGAGCGTCGCCTGGTGGTGCGGGCGCCGGCGCGGGTGCCGGTGCTGCTGATGGGCTACAAGGTGCCGGTGTTGATGACCGCCGAAGAGGAGTGGGAGGCCTACGCCCTGCTGGTGGCCGCCGGTGTGCTGGATGGCGGGGAAAGCGCCCGCCTGGCCCGCCAACTGGTGCGCCGGCAGGAACTGGCCGTGGGTGCCGGTGCGGGCTATAACGCCTTTTCCCGCCTGGACAACCTTTTTACCCTGAGCGCCACCCCGGCCCCCGGCGTCGAGCTTAAGGAACTGGAAGAAGCGCTCACCGCCACCATTGAGCGGCTAAAGGAAGAACCGGTGACGGCGGCGGAACTGGAACGGGTTAAGGCGCAGGTGGTCGCCCGCGAGGTTTATCGGCTCGATTCGGTGCAGGGGCAGGCCATGCAACTGGGGATGCTGGAGCAGGTGGGCCTGGGCTGGAGCACGGTGGATGAGATCACCGACCGGGTGCGGGCGGTGACCGCCGAACAGGTGCAGGCGGTGGCACAGCGCTATTTCCACCGCGAGCAGCGCACGGTGGGCTGGCTGGAGCCCCTGCCCATTGATCCCGACGACCCGCCGGGGTACTTTGAGGGGCATCTGCGATGA
- a CDS encoding M16 family metallopeptidase, which produces MNSQRKHQTGWQRLLFYSLLVLLLTLATGAQAGSGPGPSAAGIEHWQTENGLKVYFMAAPALPMLDLRLVFRAGSARDGDQPGLARLTNGLLNAGAGDWDADTIADRFESVGAQYDAGTARDMAYLSLRSLVEPDWLERALTTFTTVLGQPSFSERDLERARRQSLVALEAEAQRPGTVARRLFFEAVFGDHPYASPPLGTPESVAAIDREQVQAFHRQFYVARNGVLVLVGGVSREQAKEIAARVAAALPEGQAAAPLPEVEPVAEGRVIRQPFPSEQAHIFMGQTGMRRGDPDYFPLYVGNHMLGGRSLTSLLFEEVRNARGLAYSINSSFVPMEVEGPFVMGVQTQAAQADEAIQVMRDTLERFRRQGPDPEQLQASQRNITGGFPLRTASNRDMVSNLAMMGFYGLPLDYLHTYNDHIESVSAESIRDAFQRRLDPEGLITVVVGGEN; this is translated from the coding sequence ATGAATTCGCAAAGAAAACACCAAACAGGTTGGCAACGGTTGCTGTTCTACTCCCTGCTGGTGCTGTTGCTGACCCTGGCGACCGGCGCCCAGGCAGGGTCGGGGCCGGGGCCGTCGGCAGCGGGGATTGAACACTGGCAGACGGAAAACGGGCTGAAGGTCTATTTCATGGCCGCCCCGGCGTTGCCCATGCTGGATTTGCGCCTGGTCTTTCGCGCCGGCAGCGCCCGGGACGGCGACCAGCCGGGGCTGGCCCGGCTGACCAACGGGCTGCTCAATGCCGGGGCCGGCGACTGGGACGCGGATACCATCGCTGACCGCTTCGAATCGGTGGGAGCCCAGTACGATGCCGGCACCGCGCGCGACATGGCCTATTTAAGCCTTCGCAGCCTGGTCGAGCCCGACTGGCTGGAAAGGGCCCTGACCACCTTCACCACCGTGCTCGGTCAACCCAGCTTTTCCGAGCGCGATCTGGAACGCGCTCGCCGCCAGAGCCTGGTGGCCTTGGAGGCAGAGGCCCAGCGGCCCGGCACCGTGGCCCGGCGCCTTTTCTTCGAGGCGGTCTTTGGCGATCATCCCTATGCCTCGCCGCCGTTGGGCACGCCGGAGAGCGTAGCCGCCATCGACCGTGAACAGGTGCAGGCCTTCCACCGGCAGTTCTACGTGGCTCGCAATGGCGTGCTGGTGCTGGTGGGCGGAGTGAGCCGCGAGCAGGCCAAGGAAATCGCGGCCCGGGTGGCGGCGGCATTGCCGGAAGGCCAGGCGGCGGCGCCCCTGCCGGAGGTCGAACCCGTGGCCGAGGGGCGGGTCATCCGCCAGCCTTTCCCTTCGGAACAGGCGCACATCTTCATGGGCCAGACGGGGATGCGCCGGGGAGATCCCGACTACTTTCCGCTTTACGTGGGCAATCACATGCTGGGCGGCCGTTCCCTGACCTCGCTGCTCTTTGAAGAGGTGCGCAATGCTCGGGGGCTGGCCTACAGCATCAACAGCTCTTTCGTGCCCATGGAAGTGGAAGGGCCGTTCGTCATGGGCGTTCAGACTCAGGCCGCGCAGGCGGACGAGGCCATCCAGGTGATGCGCGACACCTTGGAGCGCTTCCGCCGGCAGGGCCCGGACCCCGAGCAACTGCAGGCCTCCCAGCGCAACATCACCGGCGGGTTTCCGCTGCGCACCGCCTCCAACCGCGACATGGTAAGCAACCTCGCCATGATGGGTTTTTACGGCCTGCCCCTGGACTACTTGCACACCTACAATGACCACATCGAAAGCGTAAGCGCCGAGAGTATCCGCGACGCCTTCCAGCGGCGACTGGATCCCGAAGGCCTGATCACCGTCGTTGTGGGCGGTGAAAACTAA
- the sbtM gene encoding thio(seleno)oxazole modification radical SAM maturase SbtM — MKNSTNSPLEKIFPVCHRLVTPEKWNLLVGTLAGNEQWEKLPEAIASQSQNLALPPYLAELATLEAAVWACRNEPVKPPAKTEEKKLNPSLQILNCTWRNLANMLAPEAQQQPAPEPGEETLLVWLGPRSGRVRVQAATADDLLALKITAEQLAIGPTALEFGVAVANMHRVVEEARKKGLILAPEPLLVRDREKFTPQTKEFKRFLTPRVFTLQWHITQACDLNCKHCYDRSSRHTMSLERAFQVLDQLESFCDSRQVRGKVTFTGGNPLLYPQFNTLYRETVKRGFPVGILGNPASRERMEELVAIQAPTFYQVSLEGVPEHNDFVRQAGYFERVLAFLPILKELGIFSQVMLTLTRDNMAQVLPLGEILRDKADLFTFNRLSAVGEGAQLLMPDPAEYQAFLREYMQETGNNPVLGLKDNLINIIRDEKGRKPFGGCTGFGCGAGFNFATLLSDGELHACRKFPSYLGNIYREGLAAAYDSPAGKRYRAGSAGCRSCKLLPACGGCQAVIYSSGLDPAHDRDPYCFYAQAPAQP; from the coding sequence ATGAAGAACAGCACTAACTCACCCCTGGAGAAGATTTTTCCCGTCTGTCATCGCCTGGTCACCCCCGAAAAGTGGAACCTCCTGGTTGGGACGCTGGCTGGTAACGAGCAATGGGAAAAACTGCCCGAAGCCATTGCCTCCCAAAGCCAAAACCTGGCCTTACCCCCTTATCTGGCAGAGCTGGCCACCCTGGAAGCCGCCGTGTGGGCCTGCCGAAATGAGCCGGTTAAGCCACCAGCTAAAACGGAAGAAAAAAAACTTAACCCCTCCCTGCAGATCCTGAACTGCACCTGGCGCAACCTGGCCAACATGCTTGCGCCCGAGGCGCAACAGCAACCAGCCCCGGAACCCGGGGAGGAGACCCTGCTGGTTTGGCTGGGACCCAGAAGCGGCCGAGTCCGGGTGCAAGCAGCCACCGCTGACGATCTGCTGGCCTTGAAAATCACGGCGGAGCAGCTGGCCATTGGTCCCACCGCCCTGGAGTTTGGGGTGGCGGTGGCCAATATGCATCGGGTGGTGGAAGAGGCCAGAAAAAAGGGGCTGATCCTGGCCCCAGAGCCCTTGCTGGTACGGGACCGGGAGAAATTCACCCCGCAAACAAAAGAGTTTAAACGCTTCTTAACGCCCCGGGTGTTCACCCTCCAGTGGCACATTACCCAGGCCTGCGACCTGAACTGCAAGCATTGCTACGACCGCAGCTCCCGCCACACGATGTCCCTGGAGCGTGCCTTTCAGGTGCTTGATCAGTTGGAAAGCTTTTGTGATTCCCGCCAGGTCAGGGGCAAGGTGACCTTCACCGGGGGTAACCCCTTGCTCTACCCCCAATTTAACACCCTATACCGGGAGACGGTTAAACGGGGCTTCCCGGTGGGCATCCTGGGCAACCCCGCCTCCCGGGAGCGGATGGAGGAGTTGGTGGCCATCCAAGCGCCCACCTTCTATCAGGTCAGCCTGGAGGGGGTGCCGGAACACAATGATTTTGTCCGCCAGGCCGGCTATTTTGAACGGGTTCTGGCTTTTCTGCCAATCCTGAAAGAGCTGGGGATCTTCTCCCAGGTTATGCTAACCCTTACCCGGGACAACATGGCCCAGGTGCTGCCCCTGGGTGAAATCCTGCGAGACAAGGCGGACCTTTTCACCTTCAACCGTTTGTCGGCGGTGGGCGAAGGAGCCCAGTTGCTGATGCCCGATCCCGCTGAATATCAGGCTTTTCTGCGGGAATACATGCAAGAGACGGGCAACAACCCGGTGCTGGGCCTCAAGGACAATCTGATCAATATCATTCGGGACGAAAAGGGGCGCAAACCATTTGGCGGCTGCACCGGTTTTGGCTGCGGTGCCGGTTTTAACTTCGCGACCCTGCTTTCAGATGGCGAACTCCACGCCTGCCGCAAGTTTCCTTCCTACCTGGGCAATATTTATCGGGAAGGGCTGGCGGCGGCCTACGATTCTCCGGCCGGAAAACGCTACCGGGCCGGCAGCGCCGGCTGCCGCAGTTGCAAGCTGTTGCCGGCCTGCGGCGGCTGCCAGGCGGTTATTTACAGCTCCGGCCTTGATCCCGCCCATGACCGGGATCCTTATTGTTTCTACGCCCAAGCCCCGGCTCAACCTTAG
- the sbtA gene encoding SbtA family thio(seleno)oxazole RiPP natural product precursor: MKSQDAKGVLAGLCLAALIAGGTLAAPAPALGASGCASGGKANQSMGNADDGDDGPDGEEEEEGEEGNGS, encoded by the coding sequence ATGAAGTCCCAGGACGCAAAAGGTGTTTTGGCTGGGCTATGCTTGGCCGCTTTGATCGCCGGAGGAACTCTGGCCGCGCCGGCGCCGGCCTTGGGTGCCAGCGGTTGTGCTTCCGGCGGTAAAGCCAACCAGAGCATGGGTAACGCCGACGACGGGGATGACGGCCCCGACGGGGAAGAGGAAGAAGAAGGTGAAGAAGGAAACGGTAGCTGA
- a CDS encoding acyl-CoA thioesterase codes for MKNVATEKLEAKTVAASRVIMSHMMLPQDANPAGIVHGGVVMKHIDDAAYVCARRHTRFNVVTASIDRLDFHNPVFIGNLLTLRASINLVGTTSMEVGVNVESEDLQTGRISHTASAYLTFVALDENYHPRPIAPLLLESDDDRRRNRQAQDRRRVRLEEKKHEKACRSAENCPLPTSP; via the coding sequence ATGAAAAATGTCGCAACGGAAAAGCTTGAGGCCAAAACGGTTGCCGCCAGTCGGGTGATCATGTCCCACATGATGCTGCCGCAAGATGCCAACCCGGCCGGAATCGTCCATGGTGGCGTCGTGATGAAACATATCGATGACGCGGCCTATGTCTGCGCCCGCCGCCATACCAGATTCAATGTGGTCACCGCCTCCATCGACCGCCTGGACTTCCACAATCCGGTATTCATCGGCAACCTGCTGACCTTGCGGGCCAGTATCAACCTGGTGGGCACCACCTCCATGGAGGTGGGTGTCAACGTGGAAAGCGAGGACCTTCAAACCGGTAGAATCAGCCATACCGCCTCGGCCTACCTGACCTTCGTGGCCCTGGACGAAAACTACCACCCCCGGCCCATCGCCCCCCTGCTGCTGGAAAGCGATGATGATCGCCGCCGTAACCGGCAGGCCCAGGACCGCCGCCGGGTGCGACTGGAGGAGAAAAAACACGAAAAGGCCTGCCGCAGCGCTGAAAACTGCCCGCTCCCCACTTCGCCATAA
- a CDS encoding rubredoxin, giving the protein MQKYECPCGYVYDPAEGDPDSGIEEGTAFADLPDDWVCPKCQAEKEHFYQI; this is encoded by the coding sequence ATGCAAAAGTACGAATGTCCTTGCGGTTACGTTTATGACCCGGCCGAAGGTGACCCCGACAGCGGCATCGAAGAGGGTACCGCTTTCGCCGACCTGCCCGATGATTGGGTCTGTCCCAAGTGTCAGGCCGAAAAGGAACACTTCTACCAGATTTAA
- a CDS encoding pyridoxamine 5'-phosphate oxidase family protein yields the protein MKIDEYFAGTRGRGILATAAANGKVDAAVYSTPHCQQDGTVAFVMRDRLTHRNVKENPHATYLYIEEGQGVRGVRLFLKKIKEETDPEKIKALKRRHLTAEEDEALGPTFLVSFAVEKILPLVGADPANLPIS from the coding sequence ATGAAAATTGATGAATACTTTGCCGGCACCCGTGGCCGGGGGATATTGGCCACCGCCGCCGCCAACGGCAAGGTTGACGCCGCTGTTTACAGCACCCCCCATTGCCAGCAGGATGGTACTGTGGCCTTTGTCATGCGCGACCGGCTAACCCATCGTAATGTAAAGGAAAACCCCCATGCCACTTATCTGTATATCGAAGAGGGGCAAGGGGTACGTGGGGTTCGTCTGTTTCTCAAAAAAATCAAGGAAGAGACAGACCCCGAGAAAATTAAAGCCCTGAAACGCCGACACCTGACAGCAGAGGAAGATGAAGCGCTGGGGCCGACATTCCTGGTTTCATTCGCGGTGGAAAAAATTCTGCCTCTGGTTGGCGCCGACCCGGCTAACCTGCCGATCAGTTAA
- a CDS encoding CBS domain-containing protein, translating to MPIGEFCNREVVVVDRSCPIIEAARLMRNHHVGCLVVVEGDESLRVPVGIVTDRDLVVGVLAEEIDPGALTVADIITVELFTVGEAEELLDVIARMRVQGVRRAPVVNASGGLEGLIAVDDLLELLAEQTTGLAALVRHEQQVERQRRPPL from the coding sequence ATGCCGATTGGAGAATTCTGTAATCGTGAGGTGGTGGTGGTCGACCGGAGCTGCCCGATCATCGAGGCGGCGCGCTTGATGCGCAACCACCATGTCGGCTGTCTGGTGGTGGTGGAGGGTGACGAAAGCCTTCGGGTACCGGTGGGAATCGTCACCGACCGCGACCTGGTGGTGGGGGTACTGGCTGAGGAGATCGATCCCGGCGCGCTCACTGTGGCCGATATCATCACGGTCGAACTGTTTACGGTCGGCGAGGCGGAGGAGCTGCTGGATGTAATTGCCCGGATGCGGGTCCAAGGGGTGCGACGGGCCCCGGTGGTCAACGCCTCGGGAGGGCTGGAAGGCCTCATCGCGGTGGATGATCTCCTGGAGCTGCTGGCCGAACAGACCACCGGCCTGGCCGCCCTGGTCCGCCATGAGCAACAGGTGGAGCGACAACGCCGCCCGCCGTTATGA